The stretch of DNA ttgcacttttaAGGGAGCGACGGCCACCAGTCCAGCTATGACTTGGACTTTATCTTCGATTCGCAGTTGGAACGGTTGATAGGCCGTAGGTCAAAGTCCACTTCGCTGACCCCCTGGAATCGCAGCATAGTCTTGCAAAATGAGCGCCATTTGCGCTTCTCCCTGCCACAGCTGGTTGCCAGTGACGAGGTGTCCAAGTCTCTTGTAGCCGCCTTGGTTCGTTATGGAATTGTGTTCATCGATGACGTGGCCCCTACACCCACAATGACAGAGCTGGCTCTGCGTTGCGTCTTTCCCCTGATGAAGACCTTCTTCGGCGAGATGTGGACCTTCAGCGATAAGCAAGATCACGCTGACACGGCTTACACAAAGCTCTATCTGGGCTCCCACACGGACAACACGTACTTCTGCGATGCCGCTGGCCTGCAGGCCCTCCACTGCATTGAGCATTCCGGCGGCACTGGTGGGGAGAACTTCTTTGTGGATGGTTTGCATGTAGTCAACGAGCTCCGTCGTCGCTTTCCGAATGCTTATGATGTGCTGTGTCTGGTCCATGTGCCCGGAGAGTACATCGAAGAGGGAGAACACCATTCTTTTACGGCTCCCATTATCCGTGTGGATCCGCTTAATGGTGACCTCGTTCAGCTGCGTCTCAATGTCTACGATCGTGGCGTTTTTAATACACTTCCTCAGTCAAGCATGGCCGACTTCTACGACAGTCTGCGGCAGCTCCTGCAAATTGTAcgcgaggagcagcagcagtggagctTGAAGCTACTGCCGGGCAGCATCGTTCTCTTCGACAACTGGCGGGTGTTGCACGGTCGCCAGGCCTACACGGGACGCCGCACCATGTCCGGGGCATATGTGCAGCGCACGGACTTCCTCAGCAAGGCCCGTGTCCTCGGCATCATCGAATAGGAGcagctctccagctctccTGCCCCATCCATTcgttcaatttcaattgcaaatgcaaacgcaaacgcatcATGTCCGCAATAAAAAGTTACGATTACAATTGCTGGCCAGCGTCTAATTTTGATCAAaaaagagcgggagagagtgggagactCGGAGGGAttccacaaaaaaacgaaatggaaagcagcagaaatcatttggcatttgtttttatggccagaatCTCCCACcctctcatgtgtgtgtgtttgtgtggcataaacaaaacgcactttgaactttttcatttaaaagtgaaattactttttgttcttgttggcGCTTCAGGTTAATGGCTGTCGCGTTGTCCTTTATGTGTCCCCCAAATATGGATATGAGGCAGGAGAGCAGGGACACAGCAATAGGATAAGCAGACTTAAAGCAGCCGAAAGCACGCGAGGACACTGTctgaatatttatgataattgcatttcatgcaGGCTTTTTCCTTGCCTTTTTTCtgtctgtttggttttttcctcTCGGCGGAGCTTGCCGTTTCATATGCGACGGCACGACCGTCGAAAGCCTTTAAAAGCAGCTTCAGTGCCCCAGCTGGctgataaatatatgtacatacaagtcTGCGTGGTGCCGGAAGCTGCAGCAGTCGTGCCTTTGCATGGCATACTTTTCGGcattccacttccactgccagaGCCCCGGCACTCACTTTGAGCCATTGCGGGCACTTGTCGATGGTTCAATAATATCAGCATACGCCCATACCCGCcgtgcactgcactgcacatTGTGCATGCTGCGCCTGTTTAATATGGACACAAAGGACATGTGTTCCCCGGCACCGTCAGATTTCAGGAAATGCCACCGGCTGTCGGGATGTCGGCATGCCCAGGAAGTCTGGGCACAAAAATATCTCAAACACAAAAGACCCACAAAAGGCGGTGACAGCCTAGAGGGGGACCGTTGGGCCCGCCCCACTGTCCACCATTTGGCTGGCTCAGTGGCTCAGCGTAATTAATATTCAcgataaaaataatttatatgaCTTTGAATGCCCAAACTTAATAAATGAGTCATAAATTTCATCTAGAGCCGGGCAATAAAGTGCCAAAACCAGTAAAAAGCAATAGAAAAGaccaaaggaaaacaaataacaaacaaaaatcaaataaagcaGCGGGGAAAAAGGGAAttcaaacacactcacactcccaTAAACTCATTGAAACCCACACACCCATTCAGTCAcattcactcactctcacacacactctttcAAAGTCACACTCGCACCCACAGTCACAAGAGtccagcagcaactacaaacaaacaaacaaagaaatcaTTGAACCAATTCAGCGACCAACTCAACAACCGGAAACGCGTTTCGAATAAAAACGAATTGAGGACTTAACAATAACAGTAAAAGGCaagggcaatggcaatggcggctacaacaaaaaaaagcagaagagaaaaaaaagaggcagcaacaagaaactgCAAATGGCGTCAGTTGATGGCGACGAAGCATAAAAACCACTCGCCttgcctttatttttttatgactGGCCAGCATGCAATGACGAAGCCAAacgaaagcaaagccaaaggtgCCACAACTAGCCCCAGAGCCAGTAGTCAAGAGCTGGGAACTAgttagccagccagccatcaaaTGCACTAAGAACTTAAGTCGGGGCTGGGAATTCTGCATGGAGAGCGACCTCTGTGGCAAACGCTACGGCTATTGGATAGCCAATGAGTTTTAATTGAGGCCACTGAGAGCCACAAAATCTCACCACACTGAAACAAAACATTAGCAATAGAATAATTCTGGATGTTTGATAAAGGTTGATGTGATATTTAATAATACATTAAACAGTACGACTTGTAATCCGCATTAATGTTTACATTACATTCTCAAACTTGTAAAGCTCTCAAAAGGTCATGCGACAGGAATTGCACTTTCAGGCTAACCCGTTTCCTTTCAAGAActtaatataattataaatgctTATTATATTCTGACCATTAATGGAGATAATCTGGGATACAGAATAGTAATTTCAACAAAGTTCTCGTTACACCTAATTCTATGGAGTATTTTCCCCGCAgtggaaagcaaaaaaacagccCCAGGGACCAACCAAAAAGTGTTGGCTTCGTGCGGGGGGCATAAAAATGATGGATGCCTGTGAAAAATGTCACTTGTTGCGTAGTCGCTGTCAATGTTCCCGATGTGGCCCCCCATGGCGGAAGCAACTTTATGTTCAACTAGCAAATAATCATGTCCGGACTGGACCGAAGTGAACTGGACCCATGGTCGTGGGGTCGTGGGCCAATCACAAGGGTTGAGGGTTGGGGCCTGGAGTTCtcggactgtgtgtgtgtgtgtgcgttgcgCATGGGTCCGACGAGGATGAGTGACGTGAACCACATGGCGTGGCCACTCTTCTCTCCCCATTATGCTCGGATCCCATTGTCCGGCAGTTtgcttgttttgctttttggcgaTTTTACGGCTTATGACGAGAGCCAAACGAGTCCGGGCCGGGGTCGTctccttctttctctctgttccCCTCTCTACATGCACGAGGATAGTGTGTGAGAATtggagaggagcaggaggagtgtgtctgtgtttggtCATGTTTGTGAAGTGTCGGCGTAGCCGAGTTTATTAGTAGGGCTtatgttttatggccaaaaggaCAATAGATGGCCAACagatgtttgccttttgttcgGTTGGTAGTAGTTGTCATATGCTCCAATAAGCTGTCACATGCTCATGTGCCAGCGCATgtccgtgtgtttgtgtgatatgaaacataatttattatgtTATAAAATATTATCCGGACCACGTCCATGGCCCGCTTCATTGGTCGCTTAAATCGACCGTTTTGTTTGGAGACTCAATTATTCATACTGTTGCTGGTCactgcttgttgctgttgttggtgttgctctCGCAGCTCTTATTATGACATGTGTCTGGATCTGGTTGGTAGTTGTCTGGCTGTGCTGCCATTTATAACAACTGTCATGGGCCACCACTTGGTAATCGATGTGCAGCTCCCCAAACTGCCAGCCAGAAACGATTCCATTCGAttcgaaacgaagcgaaacgaaacgaaacgaaatgaacaaCAAGAAAGAGCATGTCAAACTTTAAGCATGGCTGCCATTTATAGATCATTAAGCATTGTACATATAACCGCTCGAATCCCCACACTGTCACTCACTTGccacccactcacactcactctctatctttctctctctcttttgcagtgTCCTGCAGCACGGTGACGGTAACCAAGTGTCAGGCCGCACTGCGCACCCTCCAGGCCTTTCAATTCTTTCGACCCACTTGTCTGTGCAAGGAGCCCGGAATGGATCCCGACTGCAATCACTTTCGGGACTTTCTCTTCGATCATCCATGCGGATTTGTCCTCAAGAAAGGTAAGTTCTCCCACAGGAATTGCTTTTCCCCGATTAACAATTGCTTATCCCGTAACAGCAGAAAAGGATCCCTATCCAATTGATGCCCTGCCCACGTGCAATCACGCTCTGTCCGTATGCCAGCAAGAACGCAAATGCCTGAAGCTCTTCGAGGACTTCAAGACCCACTGCAAAGTGCGCgacaataaatgcaaaatggaaaacaggTAAATCACAATAAAGGGTACACAATTATGATCGTTGGTTTTCCTTACTAAAAGAAGGCAAAAGGGGTAAATTATATAATGTAGAAAATGCTGCCCAAAACCTCTCCAACAGCCCAAttgaaataatgaaaattcaattaaagatTGTTTGGCTGAAtaagaaaattgattttgcctcttgccacagccacagtcacggCGTGTCTTGGCCATAACGCTTAATGGTTaacggcaaatgcaaattgcattggcagtggcagccagcaaaaaTGGAGTCAAGGggctgccacctgccactgTCCATTGGGAGCCGAGTCTCTCCCTCTTTGAACATTCAATTTCGATATTCGATTTTATTGGCAAAAAACACTGCACACAGGCACGGAGAGAGAGCACGCAGACAGAAGCAGCGTAAACAGGAGTCAAGTTGAGCGAACAGCAGGCGAAATGAAACTTCCTGCTTGCCGGCATCTTGCTGCTTCCTTTAGCCATCACATATCCTTACTGACGCGACTTCCTCCTGGCCGGGTGCGCCGGGTCGGTTCCTGGTCTGGGCCTGGGTCTccgtctggtctggtctggtctggtctccCCCGACTTCGTTCGATACACTTGAATGCAAACGTTCTGAATGTTTTAATAACTCGAAATGACTTTTTGCGGCGGCTGTTGAGAGCTGGGCGTCGAGTTGGGAGTTGGGAGTTTGCGAAACTCTGGCTTAAAGTTCTCTCTCCCGGCGCCGGCTAAAACTTTCGACACGCATGCCGAGCATTCTGGCTCCGGGACTTGGCTCTCTCCGGGCTCTGGGTTGCGGAGATCCACCTTGTGcgataaaatattaattgcaGTGCCGTGTGTATATGCATTTTTGATGTAATTGCCAATTTTAAACTTTGCTTGCGCCAAGCGGAAGTCGCTTCGGTGCGGGGTTCTGATGGTTTTTTGGATGGCTGGGGAATCcaaatgaattcaattagCTGGGCAGGAGAGTGGgatgtggtgtggtggggaTTGCGGTTATCCGCGGGTAAACGAGAAACTGGCTAAACTATTTCCAAACTTGATTCGTTACAGGGATGCCTGCCACGATTCCTGGACTAATCTCCGTCTCTCGCCCATGTTCGGGTGCATCTGTCCGAACAACCATATGAAAAAGCGCTGTGATCGTATCTTTAATATTGTTAATCACAATCCGTGTGTGGGTAAGTTTCGTCTGCCGATGCTCCACTGTTGACCGACTGCAACCACAACTACAataacaactacaacaagcaacaacacaaacccCACAACGCGtcaacagcagaaagagagaaaaattgCCTCGAATATCGtggacaaaaaacaaaaaaatggtttttcttttcattatcCTCTGTTCTTAtgtgtgtctctctatctccctctttATCTAACCATCTATCTGTCAACCTATGGTACACAGTTCTTGAGTTCCTTTCTTATCTGTATGGTAAACcgaaaaatgattttcattttatttggtttcCGTTTCTTCGTTTGGAATTTCCCTTTGGTTTAATGTACCTTTGTGAAACGCTCAAAACCCGAAACTAGCCTAAACATTTAAGTAACCTAAACAAATACCAGAAACTAAAACTATCGCACGCTTCTGcatcaacaaaatacaaataaaagccaaactAGAGAcaaccccccaaaaaaccccaaaaaagaaacccatgTTCTGCGATCAGTAAACCGTAATCGATATGCCTATATAACTACATATAtacccatatacatatataatatgaCTATTAGCTATGCTCCAGTAATCGTTAATATCACGTATACGAATGTATATCAATATGCCCATAGTATACATAATATCTATCAATGTAAATCCAAGCTGCCGTGTTTGAAGTCACCGCAaaactatctctctctctctatctctctatatatctctatctctctctctctctgtatctgtcaCCATTCAAAGTATGTAGTAGCAGTAAGTCTTACAAAAGAACTCACTAAGCCAGCCCATAAACTATCTAATCTAGTCACATGCTAAGTAAACTGCCACCCACCGAAGCCGAACCGAGTCTGTGCTTTAGATTGATTGCACTCGAACACTTCTAGAACTACTATCTAACCGCTCTCAAGCTCTAGCTAAAGCTCTACTAACTCTAATATCTAACCCACACTAAGCCACAAAAACACCCACAACCACATCCACAGACAGTCTCTAGCTCAAGAACCACAGGGCTACAAACAGGGGAGAACCCAATGGTCTCTATCTACCTCTATCAGTCATTGTTCAATGCTTTGATTTTATCACGCCAAAacataatttcatttccaaCCATTTGCCCCACTTCTAGGGCACTGCACTAATGGATTAAGAGCACCCGCGAGTAGAGCAATCCGTAGAGCAGATTATATTATATTGTAGTGTAAGAGCGCACACTAATTGCACTAATTAAATACTCGCACACTTCGAATAAACCCGCACACCACACTGCTGCACACTTATTTTAATgaaggaagagcagaagcaCAGCTACAACAATTTGCACCTCTGCGGCACTAAACgattctctctttctcttttgtctcttttgtTCCCTGCACCCCGCACCGCACGCATGCCCTACCCTGCCGCACCCCCCTTTTGCTGGCTCTTTTGCAGATAGAATAATATTTTTCCCCAACGGTCTGCCCAAAATGAAGCAACCGAAGCCGAAAGCGAAACCCAAACCGAAgccgagaccgagacccaaACCGAAGCAGAAACATCCGCACAGCCTCAATGGCACCACCGAGCTCATGTCCAACAACATTGAGTACCACGACGAGCCCAACAATGAAGCACGAGAAGATCCCGAGGATGGCAACCAGGAGGAGAACGAGACGGACAATGAGAACGGGGATGCAGATGGCACTGGCGATGGCGACGGCGATGAGGAGGACTCTGATGACGATGATTATGATGACCGCATACGGGCtgaaatttattcaaattatccACACTATCTGCATCCACCGTCGTGGGGGATCAACAATCCGCTGGTGCTCGCCTCACACAGTCCACACACCCTGGACGATGACGATGTTGTCGTTGAGGTGGCGACAACGAACCACCACAAGAAGCCCACCCACGCCCATATGGATGACTTGGAACGCAGCTCAGTCGATgatgttgtggtggtggtcgATGCCGGTCCGCATTTGCATTCGCATCAGCATCCGCACACCTACTACACGCATGGGGAGCAGTCATTTACCTCGACCATTGGATCGGCAGGGCCGGCGCCAACGATTCCCAGCCCACCTAAGTATGTGGGGTGCTCAAAAGCGGctcttgggcttgggctcggCCTGGCCGAGCTGGAAACTTCCTTAACTTGTTGGGGCTTACGCTGATGGCATCTTGGATCAAGAGCTGGGGGCACACAACTTTCACGAAACTTTCCCATGTACACGAATACATATGTGCGATTGGACTTCCCATTCCACCCACAGCCCCATGGAAAGGCTTTCATTAACTCGACTCTTAACCACCGAGGCAGCTGAAAACTTTGTGCAGAAAgcttttaaaataattgacTCACTTGGGTATGCCACAATTTCCGGTTAAAAAGCCAACTAATGAATAAGTCCAACAACTGCCAGCAGActacaaacaaatacataaacaGGCGATTTGTGTGCTCTTTGCTTTCCTGATCCCTGGGCACTTGTAGACCACTTATATAATCtgattttaatgcatttcatcttaataaatattcaaatgagtCATGCACTTGGACAGAACTTCCTCTAAGCtggaacaaacacacaaccagccagccagggagccagccagccaaccagccagccagacagagagaaggcGGGGTCCATGGGTCCCTCGGTGGCATgtacaattaatttgcaatgcCTGGAGCGGAAGTGTAGAGAGTCTGGCTGCCGGTCCGATAGCAAACCACTTGCTCCTGTCCCTCGTAGTGGTAATTGGCCATTGTATCACAGTCCCCCCCCATTATTCCAGGAATATCTGTAATGCTTTAAGCCGATTAATGCACAACTCTAAGCTATTTTCTTGCCGaaaaaacaactaaatttatgtaatttgcAAATCTAAGTACTTATGCACTTAAGCCAATAAACCAGGCACCGAAACACGCACATGACTCACACGTGCACAGCATTTCCCCTTTACTGTATCTCACTTGGCCTGTCTTGTAACTTGCACTTAATCATCTGTATAACTCTGCAATCTATTTAGCACTGGCACAAAACTGCACAAAACAGCACTTCTCGGTGATTTAGTCGCCGGCAGCGATATAACCCACCGCACGTACACGGGCCCCTCCATGGACGAGCGAGGTAAGTAAACCCTTTAACTAATTGCACTTGAATCCGTCAAAGGTTTTATTGGAAAATACTTCTCTGGATGCTATGGGGGAAAGTTCAAGGTTTAGAGATACAAACAAGGGGAATTTAAaagatttattaatttatctGTTTTTCATAGATTTATTCTCAATATCTAAACTTTAGGTAATGAGGATTCTAATTCTAACAACACTTACGTAAAGAACATCAACTCTGATATTATCTCtttagttttgatttgttattgGGAATCAATCTTATTCTGTGGCTGGGTCTGACTATTCCAATATTTCTATCCCATTATTAATGCACAGTAAATTAGTTGTGAACGAAGGGTCAGATCAAACCATAAATTAGACAATTTGCGTGTAAGTAAGTATCCCCAGGGAGGTTGGTTAGATGAATTTGATTATTGAAGCACTGCAGCAACATCCTCcattctctctccctttctcaaTAACTAAGCACCTTTCTCTTGCACACACTGCACAGTCCCTACTTCCCTGTCCTTTCAAGCTTATTAGACAAAGGAGCTAGGGGATACTGCCCTGCCATCCTTTGTTGCTTGTGGCTCCCGCTTCTTGGCATTAGctgccagggcagggcaatgACTAGCAGTTAAATAAAcgcacagacacggacacatGCACCAACACAGATACATACGCACTCACATGCACACTAGTGGAAGGCCGCTTTGGTGCCATAAATAAGCATATTGTTCTCTATCAAAATCGAAGCAGAGTAACTGCAACACATCGATTTACCCTGCACTCCAGTGTGGCTCTTTGCAAATTGGTACTTCCATTATGCTCCTATATTATTTAGAATAGTTATCCTTGTCCCCATTTTTATGTGTATGCAGACTCCAATCATCTTTCCAGCATTCGTTAATGGCCTAATCAATGCATCCCCTCTGGTACTCGATTGTTCGTTGTGCATctctatttttgtttattgccacAAAATTTCCCTCGCATTTGACGCTGGCCGTCCATCATCCACATCGatggtgtttttgtttgtaacgttgttgttttgtttcggcCCTCACTGTGGCATCTGCTCGACAAAGCTGTCAATTCCCAATCTGCTTCTGCATTGTccattgttgcagcagcagctgcagctgcagcctccCAGTCGGGGGACTGCGGCTGTCCGTTGTTGTAGATACTCGCATTAGCAAACTATTTATGCACGtcaaaagcatacaaaaacactctgccacacaaaaccaaCCATCTATGTAGATAAATATGTGCTCACTTGCCTTATTTACGTTTATGGCGACCAGTAAAttaacaacagcaagcagcggTAATCAGTTTAGGGATATTCCGTGCCAGAAATGCCAATAGATAGCCATAAATACTCGCATCGAGGCAGTTcctctatttttatttgctttattgcaaaatttaaattgaattgttattgttgctgatTGGATTTACTCAAATTCAAAGCATAAACATTGTGAAAGGCCTGGAGAGCTTTAAATCTGTCGGCATAACATCAACAATATCCGCCAATGCAATGCAACAATAACtcgttaaaataaataaaaccgtGTGAGATGAGAACCTTTGGACTTGGTTGATGCTCAGCAAATCAATTATGATAGCTTAACAGAGCATACAGAAAGGTGTACGCTGAATTTCTGAATTatacaaatcaaaagtttCGGTTTTTAATAGCaaagtttctttttaaataatttttactAATATATTTCCTTATTGTCCGTCAGTAATCTGAGTCACGCAAAGGGTATCGGGTGTATAAAAATCAAGTCAAgctttcaatttgaaaatttaattaagtacaaccaaaaagcaaataaagcgATTTGTCAGCATTGCGCCAATAACAAAACAAGTCAAACATGCACTCCACGACAACCCACCTTCACCTCCAGCccaacccacaccacacccacatccGCATGCACACCACACCCACGTCCATCGGTGTTACACTCTCGCACagacacatgcacacaaatatgggataggatgtggatgtgtttgcgtgtaataaatattttcataatattGTACAATCCACTTAGAAGTgccagcagcgcagagcagagggcCACGTTGATACCACAAATACAGACCCTCGCCATACCCAACacctctggctgctgtctaCTGGTTGctggctactggctactggcAGACTGCATGCTTGTGCATGTCTGTCATGCATGAATGCGAGcttgttgcagctgcttgcagggctgctcctgctcctgctcccaatTAGGGCATGAAAACCACGAATGGCCGTTCGGCTATTTGATATGGCAGCCGTAACCCGATTCCCAGCCAGTTGCAGCCTGCTCCCAACTCTATTCACACTCTCgaatacacgcacacacatgaacCCACAGCGTAATTTAGGAATTATTGCACATTCTGAAATTTATATGCGTTGTTTATGAGTTTGTTTAAATTTCGCGCACTCTGACTGTTCAcgttcctgtttctgtttctgtatttgtTCTAGTTCACACTCGCTCCCATTTCGGCCATCCCAtatccgtatctgtatctgtagctcaATGTTTATGTGCACGCTTATGTCTGCGATGTGTGTGCGATTCATGGGCGAGCTAGTAGCATCTGTGTAAATCGCCTTTAATGCTCGATTCTACACAGTTAACATGGCAAGaactgttttgcttttgtctggCAAAATGGCAAGCAAAACGACCGAAATGCAGTAAATTCGTTTTGTATTGAAACAATCAGACAGGGCGACGACGTTGCGGACGAGTATGCGCAACAATTAGATAACATGGCCACTGATCCACTCCAGGACAAACAGCTTACAAGCGCGATAGCAGTTAACAAACGGAGCTAATCCCATTGAAGCTCCCCCAGAAGGCATCCTGAGCTCCCCTTcagcgtgtgtgtttgtttggcaaatatttgccagggAATGTGAGCGACAAACATAAATACGAATCAGCCCGTACTCGTGCTCGTAGAGACGTCTCCCGACAAATCCTTAGCCATTTAGCGCCAGCAGTTGACCCTCCATCGATATGTCTGCTCCCAGCACACCCCGTGGGAGAGGGTTCTGTGCGGGACGTTCGCTGGCATCCTTTTGAGCTTTGAGCCAGGCACCTCCAATGAAGCGCACTTTGGCGTGCTCTCGCCGCGATAAgcaatggcagtggaaatggctggctggctgctgcagcacggaCTGCTCAGACCTGGAGCTGTCGTCGAaccgtttgccatttgcgcGCTCTATCAGCAGCGCATGACAGTTGACAGACATtc from Drosophila subobscura isolate 14011-0131.10 chromosome O, UCBerk_Dsub_1.0, whole genome shotgun sequence encodes:
- the LOC117896271 gene encoding uncharacterized protein LOC117896271 isoform X10 codes for the protein MTRFRIKNLKILSCCWLSVWVTLFGGALHLARCSEFPERECCDLTTTSTVGPLPMPPAALPTDKSLSSATTALESDLAIGRSGSTIKGVVAILNCILARQLCFEDPSCSAILEIIPRVCGPIPVSCSTVTVTKCQAALRTLQAFQFFRPTCLCKEPGMDPDCNHFRDFLFDHPCGFVLKKAEKDPYPIDALPTCNHALSVCQQERKCLKLFEDFKTHCKVRDNKCKMENRDACHDSWTNLRLSPMFGCICPNNHMKKRCDRIFNIVNHNPCVDRIIFFPNGLPKMKQPKPKAKPKPKPRPRPKPKQKHPHSLNGTTELMSNNIEYHDEPNNEAREDPEDGNQEENETDNENGDADGTGDGDGDEEDSDDDDYDDRIRAEIYSNYPHYLHPPSWGINNPLVLASHSPHTLDDDDVVVEVATTNHHKKPTHAHMDDLERSSVDDVVVVVDAGPHLHSHQHPHTYYTHGEQSFTSTIGSAGPAPTIPSPPNTGTKLHKTALLGDLVAGSDITHRTYTGPSMDERGGQDVEVDLSTEIIKQHFQSTCHTALDTCREDPSCSSSLQPMLMHCELHRCNRNACMTSLQAFYKGPHEDLNLDIAFCLCK
- the LOC117896271 gene encoding uncharacterized protein LOC117896271 isoform X11 — protein: MLKPLAVIIGIFYLGSTIKGVVAILNCILARQLCFEDPSCSAILEIIPRVCGPIPVSCSTVTVTKCQAALRTLQAFQFFRPTCLCKEPGMDPDCNHFRDFLFDHPCGFVLKKAEKDPYPIDALPTCNHALSVCQQERKCLKLFEDFKTHCKVRDNKCKMENRDACHDSWTNLRLSPMFGCICPNNHMKKRCDRIFNIVNHNPCVGKFRLPMLHC
- the LOC117896272 gene encoding trimethyllysine dioxygenase, mitochondrial, giving the protein MLLLKHPKTGESLEINEFWLRDHCRCGECLNLETNQRRYDLLDLPADVRVVESEYKSENFSVRWSDGHQSSYDLDFIFDSQLERLIGRRSKSTSLTPWNRSIVLQNERHLRFSLPQLVASDEVSKSLVAALVRYGIVFIDDVAPTPTMTELALRCVFPLMKTFFGEMWTFSDKQDHADTAYTKLYLGSHTDNTYFCDAAGLQALHCIEHSGGTGGENFFVDGLHVVNELRRRFPNAYDVLCLVHVPGEYIEEGEHHSFTAPIIRVDPLNGDLVQLRLNVYDRGVFNTLPQSSMADFYDSLRQLLQIVREEQQQWSLKLLPGSIVLFDNWRVLHGRQAYTGRRTMSGAYVQRTDFLSKARVLGIIE